Within the Chloroflexota bacterium genome, the region GGGGCAATGCATGCATTGCCCCGACGAACCGCCCCTACGGATTGCCCCCTCGGGCGAACACGCAGGTTCGCGTGTGAACGCACGGGTTCGCGGGCGAACACGCAGGTTCGCCCCTACTCACTCTCCGATGGCCCCATCCCGCGCCGTTTGCGGCGGCGGGCGACCTGCAACCGCACGCGCGAGCGGCGCAGGGCGGCGGCCGCCTCGGCCAGGGCCGTAACGTCGCGTTTCTCGGCCAGCAGTGCCTCGGCGCGTTTTCGGGCTGCCTCGGCGCGGGCTACGTCAATTTCTTCGGCCCGCTCGGCGCTGTCGGCCAGGATGGTTACGTGGTCCGGGCCGACCTCCATGAACCCGCCGCCGATGGCGATGTATTCGTCCTCCTGGCCCGCCTTGCG harbors:
- a CDS encoding F0F1 ATP synthase subunit epsilon, with the translated sequence MPTTRLEVITAERVVYSDDVDMVLVPGVEGQLGILPRHAYLLTALAEGELVIRKAGQEDEYIAIGGGFMEVGPDHVTILADSAERAEEIDVARAEAARKRAEALLAEKRDVTALAEAAAALRRSRVRLQVARRRKRRGMGPSESE